Proteins found in one Macaca nemestrina isolate mMacNem1 chromosome 4, mMacNem.hap1, whole genome shotgun sequence genomic segment:
- the LOC139362945 gene encoding nuclear protein 2-like: MRRRVAPTASQCPQAAGYYPQAPTRPPPPISYKEELYHWLYYYYLRDFSACGIGRSKGLTLKEQALRAKRLSPGGHKHKVGQKLLSGHRKPASSGCSPCRTLASPEPGDEVSPC, from the coding sequence ATGCGCAGACGCGTGGCCCCGACTGCCAGTCAATGTCCGCAGGCTGCGGGTTATTATCCGCAGGCTCCCACCCGGCCCCCGCCACCGATAAGCTACAAGGAGGAGCTTTACCACTGGCTCTACTACTACTACTTGCGCGACTTCTCAGCCTGCGGCATAGGGCGCAGCAAGGGCCTGACGCTGAAAGAGCAGGCGCTGCGCGCCAAGCGGCTGTCGCCTGGCGGGCACAAGCACAAGGTCGGACAGAAGCTCCTCAGTGGCCACCGCAAGCCCGCTAGCTCCGGCTGCAGCCCTTGCCGCACACTCGcctcacctgagcctgg